The genomic interval acaacaaaaacaacaacaaaaactggCGGTTAAAATTATAAATGACAAACTAAAAAATATACCGCAACTAATCATTGGGGTTACACACTAAATAAAGTCTTACTTGTAAATCCACAGTGGCCTCCCTGATAGCTAAGTCTAACCCCagtggcactgttaatgcatgcgcATTGCCACAACTTCCAAGAGGATTTTACACCCTACATCAGCAACAATGAATATGACTGAAGAAACATGACATTAAAATTAGTATAAAGCTGTCTGTAACTTAATGTCATGATTAAGTCCAGATCTGTGTTGAAGCACAGCGTGAGGCTGGTGAGCAGTTCCAGTTCAGAGATTTATGTAGCACACAAATTAGCCATCAGTAGGAACATCAGAAATCAATACTCTGAAGGCTGGGCAAGGCATATAGGTTAGGCTTAATATGAACAGCATGGGAGAACCAGATAGATAGCCCAGATGGCTGCTTTAGACAGTCATTGCCTTGGTTCTGGTTTGACAGCCACTATCTACTCTACTCTGCAGGCTCACCAAGCTATGCCCTATTCTGCAGGAAATGCAAAAAGCACCCTCCCATATGGGATTGTGTCCATCGCATCTCAGAAGGCCACACTTACCCTCAAAAGTAGCCCATCTGTCTATAAAACCCATTTTATTTTAAGATTAGAATAAGAGCAAAGAGCAGTTAAGCAACAATAACCTGCTGCAGTAATTAAGTAGTAATTTTTCTACTGTCTTGGAATTGTCTTGGACTCAGTAATAGTTGGCACTCTTTGATCTTGGCACAGTTCTGGTCagctacattaaaataaataactattatgtgtatgtatgtatgggcggcacggaggcgcagcaggtagtgccgcagtcgcacagctccaggtgcctggaggttgtgggttcgattcccactccgggtgactgtctgtgaggagttggtgtgttctccccatgtccgcgtgggtttcctccgggtgctccggtttcctcccacagtccaaaaacacacgttggtaggtggattggcgattctaaagtgtgagtttgtgagtgaatgtgtgtgtgtgttgccctgtgaaggactggcgccccctccagggtgtattcccgccttgcgcttaatgattccaggtaggctctggacccaccacgaccctgaactggataagcggttacagataatgaatgaattaatgtatgtatgtacatgTTTGTTTGTGCGTGACTGGCTAAATGACGTGTGTCACCTTCATCTGCATGAAATTGACCTTTGCTGAACTATTACacggtgtttttgtttttaattgtgaCCTCCCTTTCACAAAACTTTATTTATCTCAAATTTTTCTATCATATAATTTACAGCTgatccaacttttttggagGATGCTACCagcaaaaatatcaaaatatgtttatatttgcaaaatacagtAGAGATGGAAATCTTTGAGGATTTTGTACTATTATCAGTAGAATAGAGTGTGAACaaatcatgtttattttattttaagaaatcCCAACAGTGTATGAAAAGATTTATTTCAACAGAAGTATTAGATTAGCAAGTGTATGTCTAGGATGAGGGAGATTCTTGCTCAGGCACATCACTGTAATAACAGCATGAACTTTTTACTGCTGTGCCCTTGGGGAAtagatatttttttacatacatAGACAGGAATGTGCCTTTATGAGGACAAGCTGTAGACTGTGGTGGTGGAAGAACTTTTGGGCCCCCTGAAACATGTCAAACATGGACTCCGGTTTTCCCTTGTGCCCAATTTTGCTCCTGCAATAAAACgtaaaaatatttaagaatTCTAATCTTTCAACACTCACTGTGTGGCATTatttaaaacagcttaattACAATaagtgggttcgagtcccgctccttgtgactgtctgtgaggagtgtggtgtgttctccctgtgtctttgtgggtttcctccgggtgactgtctgtgcggagtgtggtgtgttcaccctgtgtctgtgtgggtttcctccgggtgactgtctgtgcggagtgtggtgtgttctccctgtgtctgtgtgggtttcctttgggtgactgtctgttaggagtgtggtgtgttctctctgtgtctgtgtgggtttccactgggtgctccggtttccccccatggtccaaaaacacacgttggtaggtggattggcgactcaaccgtaggtgtaaatgaatgtgtcagtgtgtgagtgtgtgtgttgccctgtgaaggactgtacATGTGTGGACACTCAAAATATCCACTATAAAAGAGGACAAAAAACTTGAGGGTGGGCCTTTGGCGCTGCAGAAGAGTGGTGGAGCTGGTGAAGATCATTTCATATTCGTTTTACAATTTGCTATTTAATTTACTGATTGtgaattttatagttttattgAAAATCAGTTGGCAATTATCCAACTTCACCATTAAGTGTGACAGTCAAGTTCCCCATTAGGAAATACACAAAATGAGAagaaataaatttgtttaaatattttaatatattttttaaataagtgaaatattaaaatattaataaatcatATTTTGTCTGAggatggcatggtggtgcagcaggtagtttcacagtcactcagctctagggacctgggtgtgagtgtgtgtgtgtgtgttgccctgtgaaggactggcttccTGGacagttcctgccttgtgccccatgattccaggtaggctccggacccaccgcgaccctggactagttaagcagttacagataatgaatgaattaacatttTGTCTGAGCAGTACCCagacataatttaaaatatgtaattttaatattagaaaaataaaacgTAGCTGTTAAAAATGTGATGttacaaatgaaatgaaaaaacaaacaaacaaaaaagcaataATAGGCTAAATTGGGTTTGCAGCAAACACagcaaatgcaaaataaaattgGAAACTCACCTAGATTTTACTGTGAAGCATCTCCCTACATAGTtatgtgcaaaagtttgaatGCCAAtgatcaaattaaatatttgttgatttgtgaaaaatataaatacgaCACTTTTCTGCTAATTTTAGTGAACAATTTCTTTCGTTTTTTTCTTACCAATTGTATCACCATAAACACATTTCTACAGATATAtgttaaattcttttttttaccataaaatataGACAGGTGTGTTCTCTGCACAAAATGCGTATTTATTATCtattaaaaaaagtataaaaagtaaattaaaaaaagaagaaaaaaagtataaatcCGAATTATGCCCTAAATAAACCACAAGGGGGCATATTTTCAGCAACCAGAGAAAAAAGGAGGGGAACCACAAGATCCCTCCAcagttcagactcagactcttTGAAAGTAGTCCCTGATGTTGTCCTGTTTCTGGACCAGAAAACCCCGTTGAAACATCCAGGTTGAGAAAAATTCTTAAACGCCGCTCTCTGGTCTCTTTTTGTGTGCTCTTGAGGAGATTCAGGAGCTGGGACGATCCTGGGGAGGGGTCTGTGGCGTGGTTTTGGACACAGTAGAAGAGGACAGTAAGGAGAGGTCAGACGCAGTGGACTCTTTGGAGCAACTGGGAAGCTCAGAGATGATGGAGAGATTTGTGGCAGAGGAATGCAAAAATTTGTTTTCTTCAGCCTTCATCTCATCACTGGCGctgtagagagagaggtttGTTAGACTATTACAACTGCACTGATGACTCAAAATTGAGTTAAACAGATCTTCACTTGTTGCGGGCCTCACGCTCATtcccttgtttttttctttttctttgctgtAACGGCTGCGGCCACTAGGGGTCGCCTCAGCGAAGCTTTACGAAGCATTACCCACTCATTCTATGGGAAAGAGAATTAAATATAGCCATActccctatatatatatatatattcattttgatTTTGACCCAAATTAAGCGGCTCATTAAGATAAAGCCAAGCTATAATGGTGTTTAAAcgtttttgtttcttgttttgcTTGAACCCTAttagctttacattttacatttgatCGTGGAATACAAGCATGGTATTGAAAATTAAATTACCGAaagatttttcattttaattttatttttgtcagtgATGTCCCATGCTTGAGTGAAACATTAATTTGCAAATTAagttatttcatgttttattttgtcatgATATTTGCgcacacacttaaaaaaagaaattgaaaaaatgtatttgcatctttttttgattattttcattACAATTTTGGCTGGGTTTACCTCCCATATTTAATGATCTTTTATTGTCCTGAAAGGCAGTTTGATGCCTCTAACTAGTTCATGGTTCAGTTGAGTGTGATTATTGTCATGTCTCCAAAGACAAACTTACATATGATCCGTCACAGACCAGAGCTTGCAAACTGAAACCAGGTAAAACAGTCCTCCAACGATCTGGAATACACATCCAACCCATCCCAGGAACAGAGGAGTTCCCAGGTCATAGCTGTGAGAGAAAACATAATTCCTTGTTGAGGTCACTTCCAATGTACACACTTCAGacataacattacaaccacctaGTTGTTTCTCCATTCACTGTTCATTGACTCTACTGATGGAAGACaggctgtaattgtagaactcaATTGTGCACATATACAGTgtatagacaatgaatgtagaatcAAGGATTGGTGTAATTAAGACAGGGAGGAGCCAGCAAGATGTAGTCAGAGGTAATCTTTCAGCAGTGTTACTTTATCCCAAGCATCCACAAATATAATACTCACTTTAAATGAACATTAGGGTTGAAGTATTCTGCAGACACATGCAAAGCATAGACTGAGTAGCCTCCTGCAGCCAACAAACCTTATGAAAGGGATAAACAAGGAGAGATTTAACTTTTGAGTCATTGTCGAATTCTGCAAATATAATTATcttgtaattaattaaattaataccACTAATGATATGACAGAGGGCTCCAATGAAGATGGctctcttcttctccttctcctttccTCCAATGTAAGTGCACTCCATACCCACCATGCTCAGTATGAACCCCAGCACTCCAAAGGATAGTCCACTCATTAGCAGAGCCCTCACGATCTGGACATCATCTGCACACACAAGATCTCCGGCATGAAAAATAATCatgtttgcattaaaaaaaatatatatatatatggtaattttataataaaatatttatttatttatttatttattatattttaaataaaatataaataaaataaaatatttattatattaaagtaaaataatatagtttgttcgtttgtttgttttttaatgttacacttcataggatttttttttcatgtttttctgatAAACAAGTGATGCTAGAAATATCTTCCAACACCTTTTTTGTGTGTcataaaggcaaaaaaaaatgaactgtGTGGAACTTTACTAAGGAAACTATACTTACTAACAATACCAAGGAAAAAGCTTTTACCTTTTTTTCCATCTTACCATTCAGGGCTTtagtaattataattattacaaaaatagtatttattattattattattattacacaatGCATATAAAGTCTAAAAAAGATAAACTGTAGTAAAATCACActctatatataaacaaaaatattattggtAGAAATACACAATCGGGGTAATATTAGTGTTAAAATCCATCCCATTAAAAAAATCTGATGTAAGAAATATACAAGCAAAGTGGTAGTACATGGTAAATATATTATCAGAGCCTTGGATTGCACTTACATTCCACAGACCAGAGCACAGGGAAATCAAAGCAGTTACTGACAGCATTAGAATCAGTGGAGCAGGACCTCCACAGACTAGACCAGTACCAGGACACAGTAAAGACAGCAATGCCACCTTGACCACCAGTTGCTGCCACCTTCCATCCCTCCATGGCTAAAGAACAAGCGATGAATATCCAGCCCAGGGCAGTCTGAAGGAAACCCCAAATCTGCATCACACGGACTTTCATCTTCAGCTCTTTTCTGTGCGGTTCGATTCAGACGAACACTTTCACCTTCCTCGCTGTCAGTGTATATCGCTATTTtcctttctatttttttttttttttttttttttttgcatgcacCTATCTAGTTTTAGAATGACTTTTACTCTAATCTTCATTTAATAGAACATGCAGCCTCCATCAGTGTCAGGTCATCCTACAAACCAGCATAAATTAAAACTGGCTTAAAAACCAGGTGTCCTCCTTTTCCCAGTGTGAGCAAGTCTTTGAATACATTCCCAGGGCCATGTGGATAAACATTGCGTAGCAAGTAGAGAATGCTTATCTAGACATTTAACTCAAATTTCTGCTTAACTGACACATGATACAAAATGCTTTActaagaatagacatgtactgTCCTAAAATgttggaaatgtgtgtttgtcctCCCTCTGTCACAGCACTAATTTAAAAACAGTCATAATGATTCTTAATAGACAGCTTGAAAACTAAGCATCATGTTATATATTTACTCAATTAGAACAAAAATCATTTGGTAATCTAATATTTGTAGGAATTcagtgtgaaattaattttcaGCGTGACATAGAAATGCATCAAATATAGTCAGAATATCTAACATTTGTCTTTAAGGGattatttgaattttaaaagattaatttatttgtactttttttcttattttaagtATAAAATAAGTATAATATTTAGCTTATTATAAGTCATACTACACTTGTAAATAATATAAAGTGTAAAATTAAAGATGTAATGCAGAAAACATTGctcatttttcctttaaattatGCCTTACAAAATGTAATAGGCCAAATTCTCTAGATAAAATCACACTCTTGTAAAATCGTTTTTATGTTAAGTACAAAATTAAGAAATTGTTCATTTCCTTTGTTTGACTGAAATGAAGAAAGTATTAACTGATCCAGTCCGGCTGTTACTTTTAAAGCCTCAAATGAAGCATGTGAATAGGATGAACCCATCACTGAGGAGGTCAGTTCCTAAGAGGAATTTCAAACACCACATAGAGACCTTTATTTACTCAAAATTTTGCCCCAGGCTTTGAAACATCAGTACAGTGTagaaataatttcataaagGTGCGTGTGGAGGATGGGGCTAGAGATTTAATTagcatgaagtgtgtgtgtgtgtgtgtttgtgtgcgcatGCATGTTGGTTTATGTGAAATGTCAGGACAGAATTCCAGAAATCACTCTCATTTCTCAGGACATAGTTCACTTTTGGTGGCAGTTCAGGACCAAAAGAGTCTGTCCTAtcttttctaaatgtttttatttcaaatataatgtttttattccACATTTTGGTTACTggtgttagggttagtgttaggtGTAGTGCTAATTAGCTACATTTATCATTATGTTAATTGAAAGTCCTAACAAGTATAGTGTAACTaacatctgtgtttgtgtctgaggtGGGGTCTTTGGGGTACTAATATGCTGTAGTAGTGTCCAGTGTTTGATGTTTTGTTACTGGCCCTGGGCTAAGTCTAAACCTGTCCAAGACTGAGGGGGACTCCTTTGTCTTCGAGGACACTAGAGTGAGGGCAATCCACGATTTGGTTGAAACAAATATGGGTCCCAGGGCAGAATATTCTTAAATGCTGAGGGAAATTATCTTTAGATTCAGGTTAGCTACTACAGCACACCTCAAGAAACAAAGTCGTGTATAGAATTTTAACCTTGCATCACTGCATCTGAGCATACAATCACTGATGTCAGTGAATGTCGCAAACCCTACCAGTGCCAGTCTTTGTTTTGATATAGAATTCAGTGTATACAGGACAACCTCATGTAGCTGTAGTAAAGGAGTGTGTAGTTTTAGTCTTCATCTCTTAGGTATGTCGCCCCCTGGAGGATTTTTCTTTTGCATGTGAGTAGGCAACCTCTGACAGAGTTCTCCCCTTTGTATCTTATTTTATGTAGCAGTGATAGATACACAAAAAAGAAGTACATCCTCATTATAAATAACTGGTCAATGGGACAGGcaggtggaactgaaaaaatgcttttattaattGTTCAATTTAGATGTTTAGCAGTGTGTGGTTTTGATTTATGCCTGACACAATACACTCTTGAGAAATATGATAGCTTTTTCCATGTAAaactaatataaaataaacaactttAAACCACATTTTTTACAGTTCCTAAAAGTAAATGAGCTTTTTAAACAAGCTTA from Hoplias malabaricus isolate fHopMal1 chromosome 3, fHopMal1.hap1, whole genome shotgun sequence carries:
- the cldn10e gene encoding claudin-10 is translated as MKVRVMQIWGFLQTALGWIFIACSLAMEGWKVAATGGQGGIAVFTVSWYWSSLWRSCSTDSNAVSNCFDFPVLWSVEYDVQIVRALLMSGLSFGVLGFILSMVGMECTYIGGKEKEKKRAIFIGALCHIISGLLAAGGYSVYALHVSAEYFNPNVHLNYDLGTPLFLGWVGCVFQIVGGLFYLVSVCKLWSVTDHIASDEMKAEENKFLHSSATNLSIISELPSCSKESTASDLSLLSSSTVSKTTPQTPPQDRPSS